The following coding sequences are from one Ornithodoros turicata isolate Travis unplaced genomic scaffold, ASM3712646v1 Chromosome231, whole genome shotgun sequence window:
- the LOC135373352 gene encoding uncharacterized protein LOC135373352 yields the protein MGRPKENPVRNSFTYNVATNKSTCRIGGCGTTIAGNHAANLERHMQRHHKDEYAELQAQKPNSNKRGGSDVKGAPPAKRIDHMLGLSVNVQIQENDVIQGCVEMVTKNGRPFAAVEDSGFRKILDPILKAFGGKLRINAEMIKNCVTQEASDARKVLAHKLQDRLISLKIDCANRLDRAVLGVNVQYIEDGKLVLQTLAMRELFERHTGKYLKSEVLDVLSMYGVRAEQVYSITTDNGANMIKAVELLREEELEETALLANDDEEEDSAQTGDYLSELEQAGSANSDEPLVQGVRCAAHTLQLAVHDALKNEEAQETVGKCRALTKLLRTQTMMSLIRKLQLKKPVIDTPTRWMSTSRMIRRLLELREFCDDLLTQPNSFTSDHWTNAEGIIHALAPAEEATKRLQSEQLVMGDFLGVWLKCRMESAKMATPLATALASSMDKRQKTLLENDVFCSAVFLDPRYRVLLTDIEKERAKQRLCSVWSTMKRLVQDSSGAPAEAPDTPQPGPSHSDSGNVDELEVFLNEQEQSAAVGSRSLTSETEKLMHLLELFSCEPRIKKEVNILEYWKREELKKPQLFQLARVALAVPATQVSVERAFSGLRYILSPQRGSLSPDTLDDIMLLRSLRV from the coding sequence ATGGGACGACCTAAAGAAAACCCAGTTCGGAACTCTTTTACGTAcaacgttgcaacaaataaatcaACGTGTCGTATTGGTGGTTGTGGGACAACCATAGCAGGAAATCATGCAGCCAACTTGGAGCGGCACATGCAGCGTCACCATAAAGATGAGTACGCTGAACTTCAAGCACAAAAGCCCAACAGCAACAAGCGCGGTGGAAGCGACGTGAAAGGGGCTCCGCCGGCAAAGCGGATTGATCACATGCTGGGATTGTCTGTCAACGTCCAAATTCAAGAAAATGATGTGATCCAAGGATGTGTTGAAATGGTCACAAAAAATGGGCGGCCTTTTGCAGCGGTTGAGGACTCTGGTTTCAGAAAAATTCTGGATCCAATTCTGAAAGCATTTGGTGGAAAACTTAGAATTAACGCGGAAATGATTAAAAACTGTGTCACTCAAGAAGCTAGTGATGCTAGAAAGGTTCTTGCGCATAAGCTACAGGATCGGCTGATATCCCTAAAAATAGACTGCGCAAACCGCCTTGATCGGGCTGTCTTGGGAGTGAATGTCCAGTACATAGAGGACGGAAAATTGGTGCTCCAGACACTTGCAATGAGAGAGCTTTTCGAACGCCACACTGGGAAATACCTGAAGTCGGAGGTCTTGGATGTGCTGTCCATGTACGGAGTTCGAGCCGAGCAGGTATACAGCATAACGACCGACAATGGTGCCAACATGATCAAGGCTGTCGAGCTCCTGAGAGAGGAGGAGCTTGAAGAGACCGCTCTACTAGCAAATGATGACGAGGAAGAAGATTCTGCACAAACAGGGGATTACTTAAGCGAGCTTGAGCAAGCTGGGTCTGCGAATAGCGATGAGCCACTAGTACAAGGCGTGAGGTGTGCCGCACACACGTTACAGCTGGCTGTTCACGACGCTTTGAAAAATGAAGAGGCCCAAGAAACAGTTGGAAAGTGCCGCGCGCTAACAAAACTGCTGCGGACGCAGACAATGATGTCCTTGATCCGAAAACTGCAACTGAAGAAGCCGGTCATTGACACCCCGACCCGATGGATGTCAACGTCGCGaatgataagacggttgttggAACTAAGGGAATTCTGCGACGACTTGCTCACTCAGCCCAACTCGTTCACATCGGATCACTGGACTAACGCAGAAGGTATTATCCATGCGCTGGCTCCAGCAGAAGAGGCAACCAAGCGTCTACAAAGCGAGCAGCTTGTAATGGGAGATTTCCTGGGAGTGTGGCTGAAATGCCGCATGGAATCTGCTAAGATGGCAACACCGCTGGCTACTGCGCTGGCATCGTCCATGGATAAACGTCAAAAGACCTTGTTGGAAAACGACGTCTTCTGCTCTGCGGTATTCCTTGATCCCCGGTACCGAGTCCTGTTAACGGATATCGAGAAAGAAAGGGCAAAGCAGCGTCTCTGTAGCGTTTGGAGCACTATGAAGCGGTTAGTTCAGGATTCATCTGGAGCACCAGCGGAAGCTCCTGATACGCCACAGCCAGGTCCTTCCCATTCCGACAGCGGCAACGTAGACGAGCTTGAGGTTTTCCTGAACGAGCAGGAACAGTCAGCTGCCGTGGGTTCACGTTCCCTGACAAGTGAGACGGAGAAGCTTATGCACCTTCTGGAGCTGTTCTCGTGCGAACCGCGCATCAAAAAGGAGGTAAACATTCTAGAATACTGGAAAAGAGAAGAGTTGAAAAAGCCACAACTCTTTCAGTTAGCTCGAGTCGCGCTGGCTGTTCCTGCAACGCAAGTAAGCGTCGAAAGAGCTTTCTCTGGACTGAGATACATCCTGTCTCCACAAAGAGGATCTCTTTCCCCGGACACACTAGATGATATCATGCTTTTGCGGTCACTGAGAGTGTAA